A region of Coccinella septempunctata chromosome 5, icCocSept1.1, whole genome shotgun sequence DNA encodes the following proteins:
- the LOC123313824 gene encoding uncharacterized protein LOC123313824 isoform X1, giving the protein MELAIVWNIVITLLGCVLFQGCWTRVTNSGKELLVCYHCEEIYFGSCGRGYNLNSSSCHSNDKTCFYKSYYDPFNNGHGGKFKYERGCTPCDSEKCLASATLFRSGVEDFLGTMKICDSPNCNSMGMNALQIDDPLGVKIDGNFV; this is encoded by the exons ATGGAATTGGCAATTGTGTGGAATATTGTAATTACACTTCTGGGTTGCGTTCTCTTTCAGGGATGTTGGACACGGGTAACGAACAGTGGAAAAG AACTACTTGTGTGTTATCACTgcgaagaaatttattttggtagTTGTGGTAGAGGATATAACTTGAACAGCTCTAGCTGTCACAGCAACGACAAAACTTGCTTCTATAAATCCTACTATGATCCGTTCAACAATGGGCATGGTGGTAAATTCAAGTATGAGAGAGGCTGCACGCCCTGCGACTCTGAGAAATGCTTGGCAAGTGCAACACTGTTCAGAAGTGGTGTCGAGGATTTTCTAGGTACTATGAAAATTTGTGATTCGCCGAACTGCAACTCCATGGGAATGAATGCGCTACAGATTGATGACCCTCTGGGAGTCAAGATAGATGGGAACTTTGTTTGA